Proteins found in one Cellulomonas palmilytica genomic segment:
- a CDS encoding formate/nitrite transporter family protein: MLSIEEAVETQVEAAHHKVQLLRTPWLFLVRTMLAGAYIGIGVVIMVEAGGPLVAAANPFAPLVQGMVFGVALTIVVVAGGELATSAMMMLTQGAMRRRITWGMGGLTLLAVLAGNLVGSMLFAGLVHLSGVTAPETAAGQQIARMVVHKAHETNAQLLVRGILCNLLVCLAVWCATRLRSEAAKIAAIFACVMVFITSGFEHVVANMTTMSLGLMGGLPGATAGEFARNVLFVGLGNTIGGALLVGAAYAYRATPRVAEPGFVATTRAPAPLPVAEPADTPDGSPARAAQGQEPALR; this comes from the coding sequence GTGCTGAGCATCGAGGAGGCCGTCGAGACGCAGGTCGAGGCCGCGCACCACAAGGTCCAGCTCCTGCGCACGCCGTGGCTCTTCCTCGTGCGCACCATGCTCGCGGGCGCCTACATCGGCATCGGCGTCGTGATCATGGTCGAGGCCGGCGGTCCGCTCGTCGCGGCCGCCAACCCGTTCGCGCCGCTCGTGCAGGGCATGGTGTTCGGCGTCGCACTGACGATCGTCGTCGTCGCGGGCGGCGAGCTGGCGACCTCCGCGATGATGATGCTCACGCAGGGCGCGATGCGCCGGCGCATCACCTGGGGCATGGGCGGGCTCACGCTGCTCGCGGTGCTCGCGGGCAACCTGGTCGGCTCGATGCTGTTCGCGGGCCTCGTGCACCTGTCGGGCGTCACCGCACCCGAGACCGCCGCGGGCCAGCAGATCGCGCGCATGGTCGTGCACAAGGCGCACGAGACCAACGCGCAGCTGCTCGTGCGCGGCATCCTGTGCAACCTGCTCGTCTGCCTCGCGGTGTGGTGCGCGACGCGCCTGCGCAGCGAGGCCGCGAAGATCGCCGCGATCTTCGCGTGCGTCATGGTCTTCATCACCTCCGGCTTCGAGCACGTCGTCGCGAACATGACGACGATGTCGCTCGGACTCATGGGCGGCCTGCCGGGTGCGACCGCCGGCGAGTTCGCGCGCAACGTGCTGTTCGTCGGGCTGGGCAACACCATCGGCGGCGCGCTGCTCGTCGGGGCCGCGTACGCGTACCGCGCGACGCCGCGTGTGGCCGAGCCGGGGTTCGTCGCGACGACGAGGGCGCCCGCACCGCTGCCCGTCGCCGAGCCCGCCGACACGCCGGACGGCTCGCCCGCCCGGGCTGCGCAGGGCCAGGAGCCCGCCCTACGGTGA
- a CDS encoding Fic family protein, producing the protein MTQDALAGWVALTAEAVERARTACDELRWHEAFRRRWREVRAESGLRAAQASAALEGARFPIELVRSVATGGTDLAAGGATDRAADGGGAEAVLVGALRGASLVEALVPDLGAQQAASLPPLPQLLARAHTLVGAGWLPVEHLGRLRDDEPALDQRGLGPALTGREVAARVDLLARTLATTQAPALVVAALVHAEVLAVRPFIAGNGLVARLVARACATTGGLDPTGSVLPEVVWAAAPQQYVAAVAGYATGEVERVAAWFGAYADAVVAGAAEARTVADAVLAGRLTPPP; encoded by the coding sequence GTGACGCAGGACGCGCTGGCCGGGTGGGTCGCTCTGACGGCCGAGGCCGTGGAACGGGCACGCACGGCGTGCGACGAGCTGCGGTGGCACGAGGCGTTCCGTCGGCGGTGGCGCGAGGTGCGCGCCGAGTCCGGGCTGCGCGCCGCGCAGGCCAGCGCCGCCCTGGAGGGCGCGCGGTTCCCGATCGAGCTGGTCCGGTCGGTCGCGACCGGCGGGACGGACCTCGCCGCGGGCGGTGCGACCGACCGTGCCGCCGACGGCGGGGGAGCCGAGGCCGTGCTCGTCGGGGCGCTGCGCGGCGCGTCGCTCGTCGAGGCGCTCGTCCCCGACCTCGGCGCGCAGCAGGCCGCGTCGCTGCCGCCCCTGCCACAGCTGCTCGCCCGCGCGCACACGCTCGTCGGCGCCGGGTGGCTGCCCGTCGAGCACCTCGGACGGCTGCGCGACGACGAACCCGCCCTCGACCAGCGCGGGCTCGGCCCCGCCCTGACCGGGCGCGAGGTCGCCGCGCGCGTCGACCTGCTCGCACGCACCCTCGCCACGACCCAGGCGCCCGCGCTCGTCGTCGCCGCGCTCGTGCATGCCGAGGTGCTCGCGGTGCGTCCTTTCATCGCCGGCAACGGGCTCGTCGCGCGGCTCGTCGCGCGCGCCTGTGCGACGACCGGCGGGCTCGACCCGACCGGCTCCGTCCTCCCCGAGGTGGTGTGGGCCGCCGCGCCGCAGCAGTACGTCGCGGCGGTCGCCGGGTACGCCACCGGCGAGGTGGAGCGCGTCGCGGCGTGGTTCGGCGCGTACGCGGACGCGGTCGTCGCGGGGGCGGCCGAGGCCCGCACGGTCGCGGACGCGGTCCTGGCCGGCCGCCTGACCCCACCGCCCTGA
- a CDS encoding NAD-dependent malic enzyme, whose translation MAGPSVSSSITARLHVAARPTAVSELTTAIEQAGGIVTALDVTASGHEQMQVDVTCATLGEEHAQQIIATLGALDGVGVDRVSDRTFLLHLGGKLEITSKVPLRNRDDLSMAYTPGVARVCEAIAARPEDARRLTIKRNTIAVVTDGTAILGLGDLGPLAALPVMEGKAVLFKRFAGIDAFPIALDTTDVDLIVETVCAIAPVFAGINLEDISAPRCFEVERRLRDRLDIPVFHDDQHGTAIVVVAALTNALQVVGKRIGDVRIVLSGAGAAGTAVLKLLLAAGAVDVVVADIEGVVHVDRPGLTPQLRWTAGATNPRGVTGTISDALVGADVFIGVSAPDVITGHDVSRMARDAIVFALANPRPEVDPDDAAQYAAVVGTGRSDFANQINNVLAFPGVFRGLLDAQGHRITDAMLLAAAGALAAVVGPDELNPTYIVPSVFHPEVTTRVAAAVAAAVTGSPEGA comes from the coding sequence ATGGCCGGGCCGAGCGTGTCGTCGTCCATCACCGCGCGCCTGCACGTGGCCGCCCGACCGACGGCGGTGAGCGAGCTGACCACCGCGATCGAGCAGGCGGGCGGCATCGTCACGGCGCTCGACGTGACGGCGTCGGGGCACGAGCAGATGCAGGTGGACGTCACGTGCGCGACGCTCGGCGAGGAGCACGCGCAGCAGATCATCGCCACGCTCGGGGCGCTCGACGGGGTCGGGGTGGACCGGGTCTCGGACCGGACGTTCCTGCTGCACCTGGGCGGCAAGCTGGAGATCACGTCGAAGGTGCCGCTGCGCAACCGCGACGACCTGTCGATGGCGTACACGCCGGGCGTCGCGCGCGTGTGCGAGGCGATCGCGGCCCGCCCGGAGGACGCGCGCCGCCTGACGATCAAGCGCAACACGATCGCGGTGGTCACGGACGGCACGGCGATCCTGGGGCTGGGCGACCTGGGGCCGCTCGCGGCGCTTCCGGTCATGGAGGGCAAGGCGGTGCTGTTCAAGCGGTTCGCGGGGATCGACGCGTTCCCGATCGCGCTGGACACCACGGACGTCGACCTGATCGTCGAGACGGTGTGCGCGATCGCGCCGGTGTTCGCGGGCATCAACCTGGAGGACATCAGCGCGCCGCGCTGCTTCGAGGTGGAGCGGCGGCTGCGCGACCGCCTGGACATCCCGGTGTTCCACGACGACCAGCACGGCACCGCGATCGTCGTGGTGGCGGCGCTGACGAACGCGTTGCAGGTGGTCGGCAAGCGCATCGGGGACGTGCGGATCGTGCTCTCGGGCGCGGGCGCGGCGGGCACGGCGGTGCTCAAGCTGCTGCTCGCCGCGGGCGCGGTCGACGTCGTGGTCGCGGACATCGAGGGCGTCGTGCACGTGGACCGCCCGGGCCTGACGCCGCAGCTGCGGTGGACCGCGGGGGCGACGAACCCGCGCGGCGTCACGGGCACGATCAGCGACGCGCTCGTCGGCGCGGACGTGTTCATCGGGGTCTCGGCGCCGGACGTGATCACGGGACACGACGTGTCGCGCATGGCCCGCGACGCGATCGTGTTCGCGCTCGCGAACCCGCGCCCGGAGGTCGACCCCGACGACGCCGCGCAGTACGCCGCGGTCGTCGGGACGGGCCGCTCGGACTTCGCGAACCAGATCAACAACGTGCTCGCGTTCCCGGGGGTGTTCCGCGGCCTGCTCGACGCGCAGGGTCACCGCATCACGGACGCGATGCTGCTCGCGGCGGCGGGTGCGCTCGCGGCGGTCGTCGGACCGGACGAGCTCAACCCGACGTACATCGTCCCGAGCGTGTTCCACCCGGAGGTCACGACGCGCGTCGCGGCGGCCGTCGCGGCGGCGGTCACCGGCTCGCCCGAGGGCGCGTGA
- a CDS encoding NADH:flavin oxidoreductase/NADH oxidase, which translates to MTHLFTPLTLRGTTFTNRAWLAPMCQYSSRDGFPDDWHLVHLGARAAGGFGLLLTEASAVVPEGRISPQDAGLWSDEHAVAWRRVTDFVHARGTRIGVQLAHAGRKASTYRPFAPGSGSVPVPEGGWRTLGPSALAFDGLAAPAAMTADEVAAVPAAFAAAARRAVAAGFDVVEVHAAHGYLLHQFLSPLSNTRDDAWGGSLENRARLLVETVDAVRAVWPDDRPLLVRVSATDWTPGGLTVDDVASVARTLAARGVDLVDVSSGGNALASIPVEPGYQVPFARRVREVSGLPVAAVGVLDEPRLAEKVLAGGDADAVLLGRAALRDPSWPLRAAHELGVRLDSLPAGDDHGATVPLDAVTATGYQPQYARGAFR; encoded by the coding sequence GTGACCCACCTGTTCACCCCTCTCACGCTGCGCGGCACGACGTTCACGAACCGGGCGTGGCTCGCGCCCATGTGCCAGTACTCGTCGCGCGACGGGTTCCCCGACGACTGGCACCTGGTGCACCTCGGTGCGCGCGCCGCGGGCGGGTTCGGCCTGCTGCTCACCGAGGCGAGCGCGGTCGTCCCCGAGGGGCGGATCTCGCCGCAGGACGCGGGTCTGTGGTCCGACGAGCACGCGGTGGCGTGGCGGCGCGTCACGGACTTCGTGCACGCGCGCGGCACGCGCATCGGCGTGCAGCTCGCGCACGCGGGCCGCAAGGCGTCGACGTACCGGCCGTTCGCGCCGGGGTCGGGCTCGGTGCCGGTGCCCGAGGGCGGGTGGCGGACGCTCGGGCCGTCCGCGCTCGCGTTCGACGGTCTCGCGGCACCCGCGGCGATGACGGCCGACGAGGTCGCGGCCGTGCCCGCGGCGTTCGCCGCCGCCGCGCGCCGGGCCGTGGCGGCGGGCTTCGACGTCGTCGAGGTGCACGCCGCGCACGGGTACCTGCTGCACCAGTTCCTGTCGCCGCTGTCCAACACGCGCGACGACGCGTGGGGCGGGTCGCTCGAGAACCGCGCGCGCCTGCTCGTCGAGACCGTCGACGCGGTGCGGGCCGTGTGGCCCGACGACCGGCCGCTGCTGGTGCGCGTCTCGGCGACCGACTGGACGCCCGGCGGGCTCACGGTCGACGACGTCGCGTCCGTCGCGCGGACCCTGGCCGCGCGCGGCGTGGACCTCGTCGACGTGTCGTCGGGCGGCAACGCGCTCGCGTCGATCCCCGTGGAGCCCGGCTACCAGGTGCCGTTCGCGCGCCGCGTGCGCGAGGTCTCCGGGCTGCCGGTCGCGGCCGTGGGCGTGCTCGACGAGCCGCGGCTCGCGGAGAAGGTGCTCGCGGGCGGCGACGCGGACGCCGTGCTGCTCGGCCGCGCGGCGCTGCGCGACCCGTCGTGGCCCCTGCGCGCCGCGCACGAGCTCGGGGTCCGGCTCGACTCGCTGCCGGCCGGCGACGACCACGGCGCGACGGTGCCGCTCGACGCGGTGACCGCGACCGGCTACCAGCCGCAGTACGCGCGCGGCGCGTTCCGCTGA